From a single Micromonospora carbonacea genomic region:
- a CDS encoding sulfite exporter TauE/SafE family protein, with protein sequence MRKLLVLALVGLVAQLVDGSLGMAYGLTSSTLLLVAGVAPAAASASVHLAEIGTTLAAGVAHWRFGNVDWRVVARIALPGAVGAFAGATFLSSISTEAAAPWMAAILFTLGAYLLVRFSRPLRASRAAGPLRARFLGPLGLVAGFVDATGGGGWGPVATPALLVSGRMEPRKVIGSVDTSEFVVAGAASAGFLIGLGTEGFLLPTVAALLIGGLIAAPIAAWLVRIVPAQLLGAVIGGVIVLTNARTLVRAGELPGGVQWTVYALLAAGWVAAVVLAVRALRRTRRARATVAAALADQSVADQHPLEQTVADQPVAEQPVADQSTPAPLAPAPAQSIPTQPVPSAPAQPTQPTTDQPAAAPVAG encoded by the coding sequence GTGCGCAAGCTGTTGGTCCTCGCCCTCGTCGGGCTCGTCGCGCAGCTGGTCGACGGTTCGCTCGGCATGGCGTACGGGTTGACCTCGTCGACCCTGCTGCTGGTGGCCGGGGTCGCCCCGGCCGCGGCGTCGGCGTCGGTGCACCTGGCCGAGATCGGCACCACGCTCGCCGCCGGGGTGGCCCACTGGCGGTTCGGCAACGTCGACTGGCGGGTGGTCGCCCGCATCGCGCTGCCCGGCGCGGTGGGCGCGTTCGCCGGCGCCACCTTCCTCAGCTCGATCTCCACCGAGGCCGCCGCGCCCTGGATGGCCGCCATTTTGTTCACCCTCGGCGCGTACCTGCTGGTGCGCTTCTCCCGGCCGCTGCGCGCCAGCCGCGCCGCCGGGCCGCTGCGCGCCCGCTTCCTCGGCCCGCTCGGCCTGGTCGCCGGCTTCGTCGACGCCACCGGCGGCGGCGGGTGGGGCCCGGTCGCCACCCCGGCGCTGCTGGTCTCCGGCCGGATGGAGCCCCGCAAGGTCATCGGCTCGGTCGACACCTCCGAGTTCGTCGTCGCGGGCGCGGCCAGCGCCGGCTTCCTGATCGGCCTCGGCACCGAGGGCTTCCTGCTGCCGACCGTCGCCGCCCTGCTCATCGGCGGCCTCATCGCCGCCCCGATCGCCGCCTGGCTGGTGCGGATCGTCCCCGCCCAGCTCCTCGGCGCGGTCATCGGCGGCGTCATCGTGCTGACCAACGCCCGCACCCTGGTGCGGGCCGGCGAGCTGCCCGGCGGCGTCCAGTGGACGGTATACGCGTTGCTGGCCGCCGGCTGGGTCGCCGCCGTCGTGCTGGCCGTCCGTGCGCTGCGCCGCACCCGCCGGGCCCGCGCCACGGTCGCGGCGGCCCTCGCCGACCAGTCCGTCGCCGACCAGCACCCCCTGGAGCAGACCGTGGCCGACCAGCCCGTCGCCGAGCAGCCCGTCGCCGACCAGTCGACCCCGGCCCCGCTGGCCCCGGCTCCGGCCCAGTCGATCCCGACCCAGCCGGTCCCGTCGGCACCGGCCCAGCCGACTCAGCCGACCACCGACCAGCCCGCCGCCGCCCCGGTGGCCGGCTGA
- a CDS encoding serine/threonine-protein kinase, producing the protein MPETTPLGPRDPGRAGPYELLGRLGSGGQGVVYLGRDRQGRLVAVKMLDLSAPPDPRARARFAKEIDAARRVAPFCTAQILFADVDDDPPYVVSEYIEGPTLHRHVQERGPLAGNVLHRLAVGTATALAAIHQAGVVHCDLKPDNVVLGADGPRVIDFGIARALDVTATVTGRIMGTAAYLAPERFRDDEVGPASDVFAWAATIAYAATGRPPFGTGAVAAVLHRVLHDPPDLTGFSGPLAVLVAECLAKDHRARPPADQVLLRLLGHGGAPVPLRAALQQGTDTAATQPVPRQPTPPAPAAWQPPPTAAWQPAQQPDGPAAYGPVTYEPTAYGQTTHEPTAVAYGARPERWARRLRRESTDAWGVSTAIFLGAVGGAVAYVASTAVGTAAAVGAVTFVVVYGVRLLVAAALPPAAAPPGEGVGATSQPPSDPYPWRSP; encoded by the coding sequence ATGCCGGAGACCACTCCGCTCGGTCCACGGGATCCGGGCCGGGCCGGGCCCTACGAGCTGCTCGGCAGGCTGGGCTCGGGCGGGCAGGGCGTGGTCTACCTGGGCCGCGACCGGCAGGGCCGGCTGGTCGCCGTCAAGATGCTCGACCTCTCCGCGCCGCCCGACCCGCGCGCCCGGGCCCGGTTCGCCAAGGAGATCGACGCCGCCCGCCGGGTCGCGCCGTTCTGCACCGCGCAGATCCTCTTCGCCGACGTCGACGACGACCCGCCCTACGTGGTGAGCGAGTACATCGAGGGCCCGACCCTGCACCGGCACGTCCAGGAGCGGGGCCCGCTCGCCGGCAACGTCCTGCACCGGCTGGCCGTGGGCACCGCCACCGCGCTCGCCGCGATCCACCAGGCCGGCGTGGTGCACTGCGACCTCAAGCCGGACAACGTGGTCCTCGGCGCGGACGGCCCCCGGGTGATCGACTTCGGCATCGCCCGGGCGCTCGACGTCACCGCCACGGTGACCGGCCGGATCATGGGCACCGCCGCGTACCTGGCGCCGGAGCGGTTCCGCGACGACGAGGTGGGCCCCGCCAGCGACGTGTTCGCCTGGGCGGCCACCATCGCGTACGCCGCGACGGGCCGCCCGCCGTTCGGCACCGGGGCGGTCGCGGCGGTGCTGCACCGGGTGCTGCACGATCCGCCGGACCTGACCGGCTTCTCCGGCCCGCTGGCGGTGCTGGTCGCCGAGTGCCTGGCCAAGGACCACCGGGCCCGGCCGCCGGCCGACCAGGTCCTGCTGCGGCTGCTGGGGCACGGTGGCGCGCCGGTGCCGCTCCGGGCGGCCCTGCAACAGGGCACCGACACGGCGGCCACCCAGCCGGTCCCCCGCCAGCCGACGCCGCCCGCCCCGGCGGCCTGGCAACCGCCGCCGACGGCGGCGTGGCAGCCGGCCCAGCAGCCGGACGGCCCGGCGGCGTACGGGCCGGTGACGTACGAGCCGACGGCATATGGGCAGACGACACACGAGCCGACGGCGGTGGCGTACGGGGCGCGGCCCGAGCGCTGGGCGCGGCGGCTGCGCCGGGAGTCCACCGACGCGTGGGGCGTCTCCACGGCGATCTTCCTCGGCGCCGTCGGCGGCGCCGTGGCATACGTCGCGTCCACCGCCGTGGGCACCGCCGCCGCCGTCGGGGCGGTGACCTTCGTCGTGGTCTACGGCGTGCGCCTGCTCGTCGCCGCGGCGCTGCCGCCGGCCGCCGCCCCGCCCGGGGAGGGCGTCGGCGCGACGTCGCAACCCCCGTCCGACCCGTACCCCTGGAGGAGCCCTTGA
- a CDS encoding RrF2 family transcriptional regulator, which translates to MRLSARVDYALRAAAELAAVADGGGAVRSRPVTAEQIAKSQEIPPKFLESILLQLRRGGVVHAQRGPEGGYWLARPAAEISLAEVIRVIDGPLAHVRGQRPEQLGYRGAARALQDVWIALRASERQILELVTVADVANGTLPERVSELAADPGAWS; encoded by the coding sequence ATGCGTCTCTCCGCCCGGGTCGACTACGCCCTCCGCGCGGCCGCCGAGCTGGCGGCGGTCGCCGACGGCGGGGGCGCCGTGCGGTCCCGCCCGGTGACCGCCGAGCAGATCGCCAAGTCCCAGGAGATCCCGCCGAAGTTCCTGGAGAGCATCCTGTTGCAGCTGCGCCGGGGCGGCGTCGTGCACGCCCAGCGCGGCCCCGAGGGCGGCTACTGGCTGGCCCGGCCCGCCGCCGAGATCTCGCTCGCCGAGGTGATCCGGGTGATCGACGGGCCGCTGGCGCACGTGCGCGGGCAGCGCCCGGAGCAGCTCGGCTACCGGGGGGCGGCCCGCGCGTTGCAGGACGTGTGGATCGCCCTGCGGGCCAGCGAGCGGCAGATCCTCGAGCTGGTCACCGTCGCCGACGTGGCCAACGGCACCCTGCCCGAGCGGGTCAGCGAGCTGGCGGCCGACCCGGGCGCCTGGAGCTGA
- a CDS encoding pyridoxal-dependent decarboxylase — protein sequence MAEHMDPEEFRRAGHAVVDWIADYWATLGQRPVTSQDPPGAVAAALPAGPTAHGEPVAALLADLDALVAPRLTHWQHPGFFGYFPANTSGPSVLGDLVSSGLGVQGMLWASAPACTELETVMLDWLAGLLGLPERFRSTGPGGGVIQDSASSATLVATLAALHRASGGRWREVGVDRRYRAYTSTEGHSSIEKAARIAGLGRDGVRMVAVDPGTLAMDPDALRTAIRADLAAGDVPAIVVATIGTTSTTAVDPVPQIGAICAEYGVWLHVDAAYAGAAAVCPELRWSHAGLEHADSYCFDPHKWLLTGFDCDAFWVADSAELVAALTVLPEFLRNAASDSGAVVDYRDWQVPLGRRFRALKLWFVLRWYGVEGLRAHVRSHVALADRFAARVRADDRFVLAAPHPFSLVCFRLAAGDEASAGLLEKVNATGRVFLTHTRVAGRFTLRLAIGSPLTTQAHVDDAWELIASAAG from the coding sequence ATGGCTGAGCACATGGACCCCGAGGAGTTCCGCCGCGCCGGGCACGCCGTGGTCGACTGGATCGCGGACTACTGGGCCACCCTCGGGCAGCGCCCGGTGACCTCGCAGGACCCGCCCGGCGCGGTGGCCGCCGCGCTGCCGGCCGGCCCGACCGCGCACGGCGAGCCGGTCGCCGCGCTGCTGGCCGACCTGGACGCGCTTGTCGCGCCCCGGCTGACCCACTGGCAGCATCCCGGCTTCTTCGGCTACTTCCCCGCCAACACCTCCGGCCCCAGCGTCCTGGGCGACCTGGTCAGCTCGGGGCTCGGCGTGCAGGGCATGCTCTGGGCCTCCGCGCCGGCCTGCACCGAGCTGGAGACGGTGATGCTGGACTGGCTGGCGGGGCTGCTCGGCCTGCCCGAGCGGTTCCGCTCCACCGGCCCCGGCGGCGGGGTGATCCAGGACTCGGCGTCCTCGGCGACGCTGGTGGCCACCCTCGCCGCGCTGCACCGGGCCAGCGGGGGCCGCTGGCGGGAGGTGGGGGTCGACCGCCGCTACCGGGCGTACACGTCCACCGAGGGGCACTCGTCGATCGAGAAGGCGGCCCGCATCGCCGGGCTGGGCCGCGACGGGGTGCGGATGGTCGCCGTCGACCCCGGGACCCTCGCCATGGACCCCGACGCGCTGCGGACGGCGATCCGGGCCGACCTCGCGGCCGGCGACGTGCCCGCGATCGTGGTGGCCACGATCGGCACCACCTCCACCACCGCCGTCGACCCCGTGCCGCAGATCGGCGCGATCTGCGCGGAGTACGGCGTCTGGCTGCACGTCGACGCCGCGTACGCGGGCGCGGCGGCGGTCTGCCCGGAGCTGCGCTGGTCGCACGCCGGCCTGGAGCACGCCGACTCGTACTGCTTCGACCCGCACAAGTGGCTGCTCACCGGCTTCGACTGCGACGCGTTCTGGGTGGCCGACTCGGCGGAGCTGGTGGCGGCGCTGACGGTGCTGCCGGAGTTCCTGCGCAACGCGGCGAGCGACTCCGGGGCGGTCGTCGACTACCGCGACTGGCAGGTGCCGCTGGGCCGGCGGTTCCGCGCCCTGAAACTGTGGTTCGTGCTGCGCTGGTACGGGGTGGAAGGGCTACGGGCGCACGTGCGCTCGCACGTGGCGCTCGCCGACCGGTTCGCCGCCCGGGTCCGCGCCGACGACCGGTTCGTCCTCGCCGCGCCGCACCCGTTCTCGCTGGTCTGCTTCCGGCTCGCCGCCGGCGACGAGGCGAGCGCCGGGCTGCTGGAGAAGGTCAACGCCACCGGCCGGGTGTTCCTCACCCACACCCGGGTCGCCGGCCGGTTCACCCTGCGCCTGGCGATCGGCTCGCCGCTGACCACGCAGGCCCACGTGGACGACGCCTGGGAGCTGATCGCCTCGGCGGCGGGGTGA